From one Nodosilinea sp. PGN35 genomic stretch:
- a CDS encoding FAD-dependent oxidoreductase produces the protein MKRLFRAVTAPLLASTLLAGSVPWPIGNARAQESVSPRVAQLPRTPDQVVECELLIVGGGLAGTAAAYESLLMGHTVCMTELTDWVGGQISSQGTTALDESREQRNQLFYSRGYKELRDRVEQKYGELNPGQCWVSATCFMPADANAILMEMLAEAERQGRGELKWFPNTVVKDLGLNADGTHIDEVVAIRHSPAPGTAPLNTDFLSEIIEDAYTYADSPRLAKEIIQFVPAGIVPKRGEGDVARRVDWFVVEATETGELIVLADVPYELGLDPRSPLNPSSPVTERDPYCTQGFTYTFAMERTAEPQTFDVPEFYSIYEPYYSWERERDQLRTPQDHFDFVFTYRRLWSEHPRRTGERIFGAPRPVPGDISMQNWTWGNDYRPGTSRDNLILTEDQLRESGQLDPGGWLGGLRTDTLRRGEENAIGYFYWLTTGTTDSQIDDSWKEPEPYNIYLQGLDSPMNTAHGLSKYPYIREARRIIGRPSYGYESGFMISEIDFSWNDFTSEFYQQNLDEVTYTSMRRFLAGLGTIDTFTPDADPNTFPIRGRSRLYPDTVGIAQYAIDFHPCMRDYPAEAPGNIERPGVRQAHGQAYPAQIPLRAMIPQRVDNMLVASKSIAASTIAAAAYRVHSFEWSVGAAAAHTIDFSLRNGVLPYEMVDNLPSYEPLLDQLRAELDASGNPTKFPNTSIFNEDWGNWRPW, from the coding sequence ATGAAACGTCTTTTTCGCGCCGTTACGGCTCCGCTGCTGGCCTCTACTCTGCTGGCGGGGTCTGTGCCCTGGCCCATCGGCAACGCCCGCGCCCAAGAGTCGGTGTCGCCCCGCGTCGCCCAGCTGCCCCGCACCCCAGACCAGGTGGTGGAGTGCGAGCTGCTGATTGTCGGCGGCGGCCTGGCCGGTACCGCAGCGGCCTACGAGAGCCTGCTGATGGGCCACACCGTCTGCATGACTGAGCTGACCGACTGGGTGGGCGGGCAAATTTCCTCCCAGGGCACCACGGCCCTCGACGAATCGCGGGAGCAGCGCAACCAGCTGTTTTACTCGCGGGGGTACAAAGAACTGCGCGATCGCGTCGAGCAGAAGTACGGCGAACTCAACCCCGGCCAGTGCTGGGTGAGCGCCACCTGCTTTATGCCCGCCGACGCCAACGCCATTCTGATGGAGATGCTGGCTGAGGCCGAGCGCCAGGGCCGGGGCGAGCTGAAGTGGTTTCCCAACACCGTGGTCAAAGATCTGGGGCTCAACGCCGATGGCACCCACATCGACGAGGTGGTCGCCATTCGCCACAGCCCGGCCCCCGGCACCGCCCCCCTCAACACCGACTTTCTCTCTGAGATCATCGAAGACGCCTACACCTACGCCGACTCGCCCCGCCTGGCGAAGGAGATTATTCAGTTTGTGCCCGCTGGCATTGTGCCCAAGCGCGGCGAGGGCGATGTGGCGCGTCGGGTGGACTGGTTTGTGGTCGAGGCCACCGAGACCGGCGAGCTGATCGTGCTGGCGGATGTGCCCTACGAGCTGGGGCTCGATCCGCGCTCTCCCCTCAACCCCTCCTCCCCGGTGACGGAGCGCGACCCCTACTGCACCCAGGGCTTTACCTACACCTTTGCCATGGAGCGCACCGCCGAGCCCCAGACCTTTGATGTGCCTGAGTTTTACTCGATCTACGAGCCCTACTACAGCTGGGAGCGCGAGCGCGATCAGCTCCGCACCCCCCAGGATCACTTCGACTTTGTGTTTACCTACCGTCGCCTGTGGAGTGAGCACCCCCGCCGCACCGGGGAGCGCATCTTTGGCGCACCCCGCCCGGTGCCCGGCGACATTTCCATGCAGAACTGGACCTGGGGCAACGACTACCGCCCCGGCACCAGCCGCGACAACCTGATTCTCACCGAAGACCAGCTGCGGGAGAGCGGTCAGCTCGATCCGGGCGGCTGGCTGGGGGGGCTGCGCACCGACACCCTGCGCCGGGGCGAAGAAAATGCGATCGGCTATTTCTACTGGCTGACCACCGGCACCACCGACTCCCAGATCGATGACTCGTGGAAAGAACCCGAACCCTACAACATCTATTTGCAGGGGCTCGACTCTCCCATGAACACCGCCCACGGTCTGTCGAAGTACCCCTACATTCGCGAGGCGCGACGGATTATTGGGCGGCCCTCCTACGGCTATGAAAGCGGCTTTATGATCAGCGAAATCGACTTTTCGTGGAATGACTTTACTTCCGAGTTTTACCAGCAAAATTTGGACGAAGTCACCTACACCTCGATGCGGCGCTTTCTGGCGGGCCTGGGCACGATCGATACCTTTACGCCCGATGCCGACCCCAATACGTTCCCCATTCGGGGGCGATCGCGCCTCTACCCCGACACCGTGGGCATTGCCCAGTACGCCATCGACTTTCACCCCTGCATGCGCGACTACCCCGCCGAGGCCCCCGGCAACATTGAGCGCCCCGGCGTGCGCCAGGCCCACGGCCAGGCCTACCCCGCCCAAATTCCCCTGCGAGCGATGATTCCCCAACGGGTCGACAACATGCTGGTGGCCAGCAAGAGCATTGCCGCCAGCACCATCGCCGCCGCCGCCTACCGGGTGCACTCCTTTGAGTGGTCGGTGGGGGCCGCCGCTGCCCACACCATCGATTTCTCGCTGCGTAACGGGGTACTGCCCTACGAAATGGTGGACAACCTGCCCAGCTACGAGCCGCTGCTCGACCAGCTGCGGGCCGAGCTAGACGCCAGCGGCAACCCGACGAAGTTTCCCAACACGTCGATCTTCAACGAAGACTGGGGCAACTGGCGACCCTGGTAG
- a CDS encoding type I restriction endonuclease: protein MVQTIAANTATLHDLKQALGLQQSLDPDFFPEWQQEIADLSEADQHLLDRVKANFTALMEDPPMLENSVKMVVLSPLLDLAGFYQKPFRIETETSIDLELKDDDTVIRGRIDVLVLKEQFWLLVIESKRSDFAVTRAIPQALAYMLSNPSLARPTFGLITNGNEFLFLKATRQPTAQYANSRLFSLVNPNNDLYAVLQVLKQWGLQVLDAES from the coding sequence ATGGTGCAGACTATCGCCGCAAACACAGCAACCCTGCACGATCTCAAACAGGCTTTGGGGCTACAGCAATCCCTAGATCCAGATTTTTTCCCTGAGTGGCAGCAAGAAATAGCCGACCTAAGCGAGGCCGACCAGCACCTGCTCGATCGCGTCAAAGCCAATTTCACGGCTTTAATGGAAGATCCACCAATGCTAGAAAACAGCGTCAAGATGGTGGTACTGTCTCCCCTGCTTGATTTAGCTGGGTTCTACCAAAAGCCCTTTCGTATTGAAACTGAAACCAGCATTGATTTAGAGCTCAAGGATGACGACACCGTGATTCGTGGCCGCATTGATGTGCTGGTCTTGAAGGAGCAGTTTTGGCTGTTGGTGATTGAATCTAAACGCAGCGATTTTGCGGTTACACGCGCTATTCCCCAGGCTCTGGCCTACATGTTGAGCAATCCAAGCCTGGCTCGACCCACTTTTGGCTTAATTACCAACGGTAACGAGTTTCTATTTCTTAAGGCGACTCGGCAGCCCACAGCCCAGTACGCTAACTCTCGGCTGTTTTCATTGGTGAATCCCAACAACGATCTTTACGCTGTGCTGCAAGTTCTCAAGCAGTGGGGTTTACAGGTCTTAGACGCCGAAAGTTAA